A genomic region of Anaerolineales bacterium contains the following coding sequences:
- a CDS encoding ABC transporter ATP-binding protein has protein sequence MTPIQLVLSYAKRYRLVLTITILSTLLLVAVQLAVPLIIRSLIADVTNTNITPASYTLITALALAALGVYILRGLMQFLRSYMAHLAGWGVVADVRKHIYEHLQALSLRYYEDKQTGQLMSRVINDTELFEQLISHAIPDVIVSVITLVGVTAVMMTMNWRLTLLSMIPIPLVLLSLRIYARYVRPAFRERQKELGNLNAILNDSISGIREVKAFTREEEEMKRVDQGINRYRTSLLGALKLMAIFQPFIEFTSSMGVLIVIYFGGRLALQGILSVEDLVAFFLYLDIFYQPVRNLSNAWEQIQGSLAGADRVADLLAERPEIMNSTEAMSLEGRAIGNISLQNVNFEYSPDTRVLEDINLEILAHQVVALVGPTGVGKSTLVSLIPRFYDVTSGCITLDGADIRSYTLESLRQQVSIVLQDVFLFHGSVRENILFGRPNASEQEVIAAAKVANADGFINELADGYDTLVGERGVKLSGGQKQRLSIARAVLKDAPILILDEATSSVDTETELLIQQALERLMVGRTTIIIAHRLSTIRNADKIVVLEGRQIQQVGTHTELMAQDGLYRRLNTVQNQLEAPDKLIEPYAISAS, from the coding sequence TTGACCCCCATTCAGCTCGTATTATCATACGCAAAGCGATATAGGCTGGTGCTTACCATCACGATCCTCAGCACCTTGTTGCTGGTAGCTGTGCAGCTGGCTGTGCCGTTGATCATCCGTAGCCTGATCGCGGATGTCACCAACACAAACATCACTCCGGCATCCTATACACTGATCACTGCACTGGCGTTGGCTGCGCTAGGCGTTTACATTCTTCGAGGCCTCATGCAGTTCTTACGGTCGTACATGGCCCATCTGGCGGGCTGGGGGGTGGTGGCTGATGTACGAAAGCACATCTACGAACACCTGCAGGCCCTCTCTTTACGGTATTACGAAGACAAGCAGACTGGCCAGCTGATGAGCCGGGTGATTAATGATACCGAACTGTTCGAACAGCTCATCTCGCATGCCATCCCTGATGTGATTGTCTCCGTCATCACCCTAGTGGGTGTGACGGCGGTGATGATGACCATGAACTGGCGCCTGACCTTACTCTCCATGATTCCCATCCCGTTGGTTCTGCTTTCCTTAAGGATCTACGCCCGCTATGTACGCCCGGCTTTCCGCGAGCGACAGAAAGAATTAGGAAACCTGAATGCCATCCTGAATGATTCCATCTCTGGCATCCGTGAGGTCAAAGCCTTCACCCGCGAAGAGGAAGAAATGAAGCGCGTCGATCAAGGCATCAACCGCTACCGTACCAGCCTGCTCGGGGCGCTTAAGCTGATGGCCATCTTCCAGCCCTTCATCGAGTTTACCTCCTCGATGGGTGTGCTGATCGTGATCTATTTTGGTGGCAGACTGGCTCTCCAGGGCATTCTTTCTGTAGAAGACCTGGTAGCTTTCTTCCTGTACCTGGATATTTTCTACCAGCCGGTGCGTAACCTGAGCAACGCCTGGGAACAAATCCAGGGATCGCTGGCAGGTGCTGACCGTGTCGCTGACTTGCTGGCAGAGCGACCCGAGATCATGAACTCCACAGAAGCCATGTCTTTGGAAGGGCGTGCGATTGGGAACATCTCCCTCCAAAATGTGAACTTCGAGTATTCGCCCGATACACGCGTGCTCGAGGATATCAACCTGGAAATCCTTGCTCACCAGGTGGTGGCACTGGTTGGTCCAACTGGTGTAGGCAAGTCTACCCTGGTTAGCCTCATCCCGCGTTTCTATGACGTCACTTCCGGCTGCATCACTCTGGATGGCGCTGATATCCGCAGCTATACACTGGAAAGCCTGCGCCAGCAGGTCAGCATAGTCCTGCAGGATGTGTTCCTGTTCCACGGCTCGGTGCGTGAGAATATCCTGTTTGGGCGTCCGAACGCATCTGAGCAGGAAGTCATCGCCGCAGCGAAGGTCGCCAATGCGGATGGTTTTATCAACGAGCTCGCCGATGGTTACGATACTTTAGTGGGGGAACGCGGGGTGAAACTCTCTGGGGGGCAGAAGCAGCGCCTTTCCATCGCCCGCGCCGTGCTCAAGGATGCCCCCATCCTGATCCTGGATGAGGCCACCTCTTCAGTGGATACGGAGACCGAGCTGCTCATCCAACAAGCCCTGGAGCGCTTAATGGTCGGTCGCACAACCATCATCATCGCTCACCGGCTATCCACCATCCGCAACGCTGATAAGATCGTGGTGCTGGAAGGACGGCAGATCCAGCAGGTGGGCACGCATACCGAGCTGATGGCTCAAGACGGCCTCTACCGCCGCTTGAATACTGTCCAGAACCAGCTTGAGGCCCCTGATAAGCTCATTGAGCCTTACGCTATCTCCGCTTCTTGA
- the iorA gene encoding indolepyruvate ferredoxin oxidoreductase subunit alpha has product MIKMLSGDEAVARGAWEAGVVVASAYPGTPSTEILEDLVHYPNVYTEWAPNEKVAVDVAIGAAYAGKRGLAAMKHVGLNVAADSFMYASMTGMEAGLVIVTADDPAMHSSQNEQDNRTFAKFGRVPCLEPSDSQEAKDLTIAAFGLSERFDTPVLLRLTTRICHSTSAVELGERVEPASSEPKPFPRNPSKYVMVPGNAVKRHPVIEQRMRDVAAFAETFPYNHVEMDDTSLGIITCGVAYQYAKEVFPHASILHLGMTWPIPDQMIRKFAASVKRLIVIEELDPFLEEAIRLMGIEVEGKSIFPLMGELDPRVVREAAIQAGLLPANQHVALPEVEVGPLPARPPVLCPGCPHRGVFYVLNKLKVPVNGDIGCYTLGLIPPLSAIHSCGCMGASIAVAHGAAKAGSPEHHVAVIGDSTFFHTGIPALINTVYNQSPVITIIMDNRVTGMTGHQQNPGTGFTLQGKPTTVIELEPLVRSLGIRHVKTVPAYNVEEIESTLKEYIKQDEPAVLITLEPCVLLPEVRKRWVPLEVLSDQCNGCALCFRIGCPAILKSDELDARLQRPKALIDATLCTGCEVCAQLCPRDAITFRPVEMEEV; this is encoded by the coding sequence ATGATCAAGATGCTCTCAGGGGATGAAGCAGTTGCGCGTGGTGCCTGGGAAGCCGGGGTTGTTGTGGCTTCGGCCTACCCTGGCACACCCAGCACTGAAATCTTGGAAGACCTGGTGCATTATCCCAACGTGTACACGGAATGGGCACCCAACGAAAAAGTGGCCGTGGATGTGGCTATTGGGGCTGCCTATGCCGGGAAGAGAGGCCTGGCAGCTATGAAGCACGTCGGGCTGAACGTGGCAGCAGATTCCTTCATGTACGCCTCCATGACGGGCATGGAAGCCGGGCTGGTAATCGTCACCGCGGATGACCCGGCCATGCACTCCAGCCAGAACGAGCAGGACAACCGCACATTTGCCAAGTTTGGGCGCGTGCCTTGCCTGGAGCCATCCGACAGCCAGGAAGCTAAGGATCTGACCATTGCAGCATTCGGTCTGAGCGAGCGCTTCGACACCCCGGTATTGCTGCGCCTGACCACCCGCATCTGCCATTCCACCAGCGCGGTCGAGCTGGGCGAGCGCGTGGAGCCAGCTTCGAGCGAACCCAAACCATTCCCGCGCAACCCGAGCAAATATGTGATGGTGCCGGGTAACGCGGTCAAGCGCCACCCGGTAATCGAACAACGCATGCGCGACGTGGCTGCTTTTGCCGAGACTTTTCCTTATAACCACGTTGAAATGGATGATACCAGCCTGGGTATCATCACCTGCGGTGTGGCCTACCAGTACGCCAAGGAAGTGTTCCCGCACGCTTCCATCCTGCACTTGGGGATGACCTGGCCGATCCCCGATCAAATGATTCGGAAGTTCGCAGCTTCAGTGAAGAGGTTGATCGTCATTGAAGAGCTCGATCCGTTCCTGGAGGAAGCCATCCGCCTGATGGGCATCGAAGTGGAAGGCAAGAGTATTTTCCCCTTGATGGGCGAGCTGGACCCACGCGTGGTGCGTGAGGCAGCCATCCAGGCGGGTTTGTTACCTGCTAATCAGCACGTCGCGCTACCAGAAGTAGAGGTTGGACCCCTGCCAGCCCGACCGCCAGTGCTCTGCCCAGGTTGTCCTCACCGCGGTGTATTCTATGTGCTCAATAAGCTCAAGGTGCCGGTCAACGGGGATATTGGCTGTTATACCCTGGGGTTGATCCCACCGCTGAGTGCCATCCACTCCTGCGGGTGCATGGGGGCCAGCATCGCCGTAGCTCACGGTGCAGCCAAAGCCGGCAGCCCGGAACATCATGTGGCGGTCATTGGTGATTCGACCTTCTTCCATACCGGCATCCCCGCTTTGATCAACACCGTCTACAACCAGAGCCCGGTCATCACCATTATCATGGATAACCGGGTAACCGGAATGACCGGCCACCAGCAGAATCCAGGTACCGGCTTTACATTACAGGGCAAACCGACTACCGTGATCGAGCTTGAGCCGCTGGTGCGTTCGTTGGGTATAAGACATGTGAAAACGGTGCCGGCGTATAACGTGGAAGAAATTGAGAGCACGCTGAAGGAATATATCAAACAGGACGAGCCGGCGGTATTGATTACACTGGAACCATGCGTGCTGCTACCTGAAGTGCGCAAGCGCTGGGTGCCGCTGGAGGTCCTGTCGGATCAATGCAACGGCTGTGCTTTGTGCTTCCGTATCGGCTGCCCGGCCATACTGAAGAGTGATGAGCTGGATGCCCGTCTACAGCGCCCGAAAGCACTGATCGATGCCACATTATGCACCGGGTGTGAGGTGTGTGCCCAACTCTGCCCGCGCGATGCAATCACGTTCAGGCCTGTGGAAATGGAAGAGGTGTGA
- a CDS encoding glucosamine--fructose-6-phosphate aminotransferase: MTALSLKSQLLKEIYEQPAAIQRMLETEAERVTRISQQLSPRSFSYALLAARGTSDNAARYGQYILGALNCLPVALAAPSLFTRYQSPPRLAGSLVIGISQSGQSPDIVSVLEEGHRQGVPTIAITNDLDSPLAQTAEYIIGLGVGRETSVAATKTYTAQLAALAMLALCLKGTPNQLGLLEAVPGALAEALKSEAQAREAAQVLAASDHTIFIGRGFNYSTAHEIALKCKELANIQAEPYSSADFLHGPIAIVDEGFPVNIISIGDTFREELTALGATLRARGARLVTIGDAPLEGHQPGQDTFIPVPKGLPEWLSPIPAILPGQLLAYHLTIARGFDPDQPRALHKVTRTE; the protein is encoded by the coding sequence ATGACCGCCCTTTCCCTAAAATCGCAGCTTCTCAAAGAAATCTATGAACAGCCGGCAGCCATCCAACGCATGCTGGAAACCGAGGCGGAGCGTGTGACGCGCATCTCCCAGCAGCTCTCGCCGCGCAGCTTCTCATATGCCCTGCTGGCGGCGCGCGGCACATCTGATAACGCTGCACGCTACGGCCAATACATCCTGGGGGCGCTCAACTGCCTTCCGGTGGCTCTGGCAGCACCTTCGCTATTCACGCGTTACCAATCTCCACCTCGGCTGGCAGGGTCTTTGGTGATCGGCATATCGCAATCAGGCCAGTCGCCGGATATCGTCAGTGTGCTCGAAGAAGGCCACCGCCAGGGAGTTCCGACCATTGCCATCACCAATGATCTGGACTCGCCGTTGGCACAGACGGCTGAATATATAATCGGTCTGGGGGTGGGCCGTGAGACCAGCGTGGCAGCCACGAAAACCTACACAGCCCAGCTGGCCGCCCTGGCCATGCTGGCATTGTGCCTGAAAGGCACTCCGAACCAGCTCGGCCTGCTGGAAGCAGTCCCAGGAGCGCTGGCTGAGGCGCTAAAATCCGAGGCGCAGGCGCGTGAAGCAGCTCAAGTCCTCGCAGCATCAGACCATACGATCTTTATCGGGCGAGGATTTAACTATTCTACAGCTCATGAGATTGCATTGAAATGCAAGGAGCTGGCTAACATCCAGGCTGAACCATACTCTTCGGCTGATTTCTTACACGGCCCGATCGCCATCGTGGATGAAGGCTTCCCGGTGAACATCATCTCCATCGGAGATACCTTCAGAGAAGAGCTGACTGCATTGGGTGCCACCCTGCGCGCTCGAGGTGCCCGGCTGGTCACCATCGGCGACGCTCCCCTAGAAGGGCACCAACCAGGCCAGGATACCTTCATCCCTGTACCCAAAGGTCTTCCCGAGTGGCTCAGCCCCATCCCAGCCATCCTGCCCGGGCAGCTGCTAGCTTATCACTTAACCATCGCGCGTGGATTCGACCCCGACCAACCCCGGGCTTTGCACAAGGTGACCCGGACGGAGTGA
- a CDS encoding GxxExxY protein, producing the protein MSDPNYKYSDITKRIIGSAMKVHSTLGNGFQEVIYQRAMALEMSKEGLSFQRELEMPIHYDGEEIGTRRVDFLVEDKVMVEIKAIILLEDVHLAQAINYLEAYQLQIGLLLNFGAKSLEFRRLINSKRLRSY; encoded by the coding sequence ATGAGTGACCCAAATTATAAATATTCAGACATTACAAAGAGGATCATCGGGTCAGCGATGAAAGTACATTCCACATTGGGTAATGGTTTCCAAGAGGTGATCTACCAGCGTGCGATGGCGCTAGAAATGAGTAAGGAAGGATTGTCATTTCAGAGAGAACTTGAAATGCCCATCCATTATGATGGTGAGGAGATTGGTACACGCAGGGTGGATTTTTTGGTAGAAGATAAAGTAATGGTGGAGATAAAGGCTATTATTTTGCTTGAGGATGTTCATCTGGCACAGGCAATAAACTATCTTGAGGCATACCAGCTACAGATAGGGTTACTGCTTAATTTTGGTGCAAAAAGCCTTGAATTTCGGCGTCTAATAAATAGTAAAAGGTTACGTTCCTACTGA
- a CDS encoding indolepyruvate ferredoxin oxidoreductase, translated as MRDSINFLLAGVGGQGTILASDVLVNVGLAAGLQAKQAEVHGMSQRGGSVTSYVRWGRTVHSPLVGAGEVDVFLAFEKAEALRNLCQLRMGALALVNLAAIEPVTVTSGGQSYPDDATLHQKIAEVTAQVVYVDGEAIAQSLGNIRAANVVLLGALSALMEREGLSGDELSADTWLKVIIGRVPPKYAELNRQAFEQGRQAVEREV; from the coding sequence ATGAGAGATTCAATCAACTTCCTCCTGGCAGGTGTCGGCGGTCAGGGCACCATCCTGGCCTCCGATGTACTGGTCAATGTGGGGTTGGCAGCAGGCCTGCAGGCCAAGCAGGCTGAAGTACATGGCATGTCGCAGCGCGGCGGTAGCGTGACCAGCTACGTACGCTGGGGCCGCACAGTACATTCTCCTTTGGTGGGGGCAGGCGAAGTAGATGTCTTTTTAGCCTTTGAGAAAGCCGAAGCCCTGCGCAACCTGTGCCAATTACGAATGGGGGCTCTGGCATTGGTCAACCTGGCAGCTATTGAGCCGGTGACGGTCACCTCCGGAGGTCAATCCTACCCGGATGATGCCACCCTGCACCAGAAGATCGCTGAGGTTACTGCCCAGGTGGTTTATGTGGATGGAGAAGCCATCGCCCAGTCGCTGGGCAATATCCGCGCAGCAAATGTGGTGCTGCTCGGAGCGCTCTCGGCGCTCATGGAGCGGGAGGGGCTGTCCGGCGACGAGCTTTCCGCCGATACCTGGCTAAAGGTTATCATCGGCAGGGTGCCGCCCAAGTATGCGGAGCTGAACCGCCAAGCGTTTGAGCAGGGGAGACAAGCGGTGGAGAGAGAAGTCTGA
- a CDS encoding 1-acyl-sn-glycerol-3-phosphate acyltransferase, with product MSISQHSVVIFFKGLTNLICRIHDQELYSIPAHGPLIIYTNHVNVLEIPIIYTHLQPRKVHGMLLAERWKIPVMNWVFDVTETIPLHRGEADLPAIRMGLEALGRGEMLIIAPEGTRSHDGQLQGAHPGVVLLALHSGAPLIPVGYFGAENYTANLRKLKRTDFHLTVGKPFYLDTRGEQVTKKVRQRIMDEMMYQLAMVMPEKYRGIYADLSRSRMEYLKFK from the coding sequence GTGAGCATCTCTCAGCACTCTGTCGTTATCTTCTTTAAAGGGCTCACCAACCTGATCTGTCGAATTCACGATCAGGAGCTGTACAGCATCCCAGCACACGGACCACTCATCATCTACACCAACCACGTCAATGTCCTCGAGATCCCCATCATCTACACCCACCTGCAACCACGCAAGGTACATGGCATGCTGCTGGCGGAGCGGTGGAAGATCCCGGTGATGAATTGGGTATTCGACGTGACTGAGACCATCCCCTTGCACCGCGGCGAGGCTGATCTGCCAGCCATCCGCATGGGACTCGAGGCCCTCGGGAGGGGTGAGATGCTCATCATTGCACCAGAAGGCACCCGCAGTCACGATGGCCAGCTGCAAGGTGCCCATCCAGGTGTGGTGTTGCTGGCACTGCATAGTGGGGCGCCACTGATTCCCGTGGGGTATTTCGGTGCAGAAAATTACACGGCTAACCTGCGTAAACTGAAGCGCACTGATTTTCACCTGACGGTTGGCAAACCATTCTACCTGGATACCCGGGGTGAGCAGGTGACCAAAAAGGTACGCCAGCGAATCATGGATGAAATGATGTACCAGCTGGCCATGGTAATGCCGGAAAAATATCGGGGGATATATGCGGATTTGTCCAGGTCAAGGATGGAGTATCTAAAATTTAAGTAA
- a CDS encoding 4,5-DOPA dioxygenase extradiol, which produces MRTWSFTLNNTHMPVLFLGHGSPMNAIEDNEFSQAWEQVAKQIPRPEAILCISAHWETRGAQVTAMENPRTIHDFYGFPDELFRKQYPAPGSQALAEQIIQLSGTSKVERDHNWGLDHGTWSVLCRMYPAADIPVVQLSLDRNLEPADHYQLSRYLKPLRHAGVLVVGSGNIVHNLRVLVWEDRAFDWAVEYDLKVKQWILEDDHESVIHYEKYGQAALLAVNSAEHYLPLLYTLGLREKGEPVSFFTDKVTYGSLSMRCIRIG; this is translated from the coding sequence ATGAGAACGTGGAGTTTTACATTGAATAACACCCATATGCCAGTTTTGTTTCTCGGGCATGGCAGCCCCATGAATGCCATCGAAGATAACGAGTTCAGCCAGGCCTGGGAGCAGGTAGCTAAGCAAATCCCACGGCCTGAAGCCATCCTGTGCATCTCCGCCCATTGGGAAACCCGCGGCGCCCAGGTCACTGCCATGGAAAACCCCCGAACTATCCACGATTTCTACGGTTTTCCGGATGAACTGTTCCGTAAACAGTATCCTGCTCCGGGCTCGCAAGCCCTCGCTGAACAGATTATCCAGTTGTCAGGTACCTCGAAGGTGGAGCGTGACCATAACTGGGGGTTGGACCATGGGACGTGGTCGGTATTATGCCGCATGTATCCCGCCGCCGATATACCCGTGGTGCAGCTAAGCCTGGATCGCAACCTCGAACCTGCCGATCACTACCAGCTCAGCCGATACCTCAAGCCTTTACGGCATGCAGGGGTACTGGTGGTGGGGAGTGGAAATATCGTTCACAACTTGCGCGTGCTGGTGTGGGAAGACAGAGCTTTTGATTGGGCGGTTGAGTATGACTTGAAAGTAAAGCAGTGGATCCTGGAAGATGACCATGAATCGGTGATCCATTATGAGAAATATGGCCAGGCAGCTCTCCTGGCGGTGAATTCAGCTGAACACTACCTGCCCTTGCTTTACACCCTTGGGTTAAGAGAAAAAGGCGAGCCGGTCAGTTTCTTCACTGACAAGGTCACCTATGGCTCACTTTCAATGCGTTGTATACGCATCGGGTAA
- a CDS encoding chromate resistance protein: MLWVTRSHVHVDRIACPWLVTRFIDSEADFLFVPTSQIEKVVAEMDAIPFDAPGVELGHHEGRCSFESIILKYGLKEPGLLRLAKIVHAADISEDIDTDPLARGLEAIASGFSLRFPEDNENLAHQFDVYDALYAWCRMDVAKKV, encoded by the coding sequence ATGCTTTGGGTAACCCGTTCACACGTTCATGTTGACCGCATAGCCTGCCCGTGGTTGGTCACGCGCTTCATTGATAGCGAAGCAGACTTCTTATTTGTACCCACAAGCCAGATTGAGAAGGTGGTTGCTGAGATGGATGCAATCCCCTTCGATGCACCGGGGGTAGAACTTGGCCATCACGAAGGCAGATGTTCGTTCGAGTCCATCATCTTGAAATATGGGCTCAAAGAGCCAGGGCTGCTCAGGCTGGCGAAAATCGTGCATGCAGCCGACATCAGTGAGGATATTGACACAGACCCGCTCGCCCGCGGGCTGGAAGCGATCGCCAGCGGCTTCAGCCTGCGTTTCCCCGAAGATAATGAAAACCTGGCCCACCAGTTTGATGTATATGATGCCTTATATGCCTGGTGCCGTATGGATGTTGCGAAAAAGGTTTAA
- a CDS encoding MFS transporter, which produces MFGFTIVWIGQIISLLGTSMTGFAMTIWAYQKTNSATALAMVGFFFVAPMLIASPFAGALVDRSNRKMMMMVSDVASGIATIIILILYTTGRLEIWHLFITSAFQGVFQSFQWPAYSAAISTMIPKKQYGRANGMLSLADTASNIFAPILAGALIGIIGVSGILLIDIVTFSLAISALLLVHIPQPKITAEGLKARGSILKEAAFGFVYIWNRPSLLALQIVFLMGNFFVGIPGAVEAAMILANTGSNEKALAAVNSAGAIGGVIGGLVMSAWGGPKRRVHGVLLGWFVASLLGSVLMGFSRTIPFWVISAFLGMFFAPIINGSNQAIWQAKVPPDLQGKVFSIRRLIAWFVSPLAMLIAGPLSDKVLEPAMRDPQSTLATSVGWAVGIGPGRGMALLFIIGGIIAALVGLSGYVFRNLRDVDTLMPDHDTLPEVIPPDTRLPRLQQLLEERNQWVLQPASPERELALKAITSSLRQLGQGQAGQLVGNYDPLSGEDA; this is translated from the coding sequence ATGTTTGGCTTTACCATCGTCTGGATTGGCCAGATCATCTCCTTACTTGGCACCAGCATGACTGGTTTTGCCATGACCATCTGGGCATACCAGAAGACGAATTCAGCCACTGCTTTGGCTATGGTCGGGTTCTTCTTCGTTGCTCCCATGCTCATTGCCTCACCATTTGCAGGTGCCCTGGTGGACCGCTCCAACCGCAAGATGATGATGATGGTGAGTGATGTCGCCTCCGGGATAGCCACGATCATTATCCTCATACTGTATACAACTGGTCGCCTGGAGATCTGGCACCTGTTTATCACCAGTGCCTTCCAGGGTGTGTTCCAATCCTTCCAGTGGCCGGCTTATTCGGCTGCCATATCCACCATGATCCCCAAGAAGCAGTATGGGCGTGCCAATGGCATGCTCTCGCTGGCCGACACTGCTTCAAATATCTTCGCCCCTATCCTGGCCGGCGCATTGATCGGGATCATCGGCGTGAGTGGCATCCTGTTGATCGATATCGTCACTTTTTCCCTGGCCATTAGTGCCCTGCTGCTGGTGCATATCCCTCAACCCAAAATTACCGCGGAAGGTCTTAAGGCCCGTGGCAGCATCCTGAAAGAAGCGGCTTTCGGGTTTGTCTACATCTGGAACCGGCCCTCGTTGCTGGCCCTTCAGATTGTCTTCCTGATGGGTAATTTCTTTGTTGGTATTCCCGGGGCAGTTGAGGCCGCCATGATCCTTGCCAACACCGGCAGCAACGAAAAAGCCCTGGCTGCAGTAAATTCGGCCGGCGCGATCGGAGGCGTGATCGGTGGCCTGGTGATGAGTGCCTGGGGAGGTCCAAAACGGCGCGTGCACGGGGTGCTGTTGGGCTGGTTCGTTGCCAGCCTGTTAGGCAGCGTGCTGATGGGCTTCAGTCGCACTATTCCATTTTGGGTCATTTCAGCCTTTCTGGGGATGTTCTTCGCACCCATCATCAATGGTTCCAACCAGGCCATCTGGCAAGCCAAGGTGCCTCCCGACCTGCAGGGAAAAGTATTTTCAATTCGCCGGCTGATCGCCTGGTTTGTCAGCCCCCTGGCTATGCTGATCGCCGGTCCTCTGTCGGATAAAGTACTTGAGCCGGCCATGCGCGATCCCCAAAGCACTCTGGCCACTTCGGTAGGCTGGGCTGTAGGCATCGGCCCTGGGCGTGGGATGGCGCTGCTATTTATTATTGGAGGAATCATTGCTGCTTTGGTTGGGTTAAGTGGCTACGTTTTCCGCAACCTGCGCGATGTCGATACCCTGATGCCCGATCATGACACCCTGCCTGAGGTGATTCCTCCCGACACGCGTTTGCCCCGCTTGCAGCAACTGCTGGAGGAGCGCAATCAATGGGTACTCCAGCCCGCTTCACCCGAGCGCGAGCTGGCCCTGAAAGCAATTACCAGCTCCTTGCGCCAGCTTGGTCAAGGCCAGGCTGGGCAGTTGGTTGGGAATTACGACCCACTAAGCGGGGAGGACGCTTAA
- a CDS encoding 6-phospho-beta-glucosidase, translated as MKISVIGGGSTYTPELVNGFLERTATLPVSELCLMDINQKRLSIVGGFAQRMVQARGAPFKVMLTTNQQAAITDASYVITQLRVGQMPARVADEYLGQRNGLIGQETTGVGGMAKALRTIPVILSVAEDIRQYAKPGALLVNFTNPAGLVTQAIQKFAPDVPSVGVCNVAITTKMAILEELKQVVGSDVPPERVELNTLGLNHLSWHRGFTIDGQEIWPQVIEATLEKLRSDPEAEWDIRTIEVLGMLPNYYLQYYYFTDHKLKEQQKWPPSRGEEVLKIEKDLLRQYADPSLTSPPADLLQRGGAYYSTVATQLLNAHHNNLSETHIVNTAHRGTVKGWPEDWVLEMPCLVDKSGVHPMPTEPLPEVCFGLLAQVKSYELLTVEAAVHGDRSAAFKALLAHPLGPSADCVQAVLDDMLVTNRIYLPQFWKNWAATPSMRS; from the coding sequence GTGAAAATCTCCGTCATTGGTGGCGGATCTACTTATACACCTGAGCTGGTCAATGGCTTCCTTGAGCGCACCGCCACGCTGCCGGTCAGCGAGCTGTGTCTGATGGACATCAACCAGAAGCGCCTGTCCATCGTGGGTGGCTTCGCCCAGCGCATGGTGCAGGCAAGGGGTGCGCCGTTCAAGGTGATGCTAACCACCAACCAGCAGGCAGCGATAACGGATGCCTCTTATGTCATCACCCAGCTCAGGGTAGGGCAGATGCCCGCCCGCGTGGCGGATGAGTACCTGGGTCAGCGTAACGGCTTGATCGGCCAGGAGACCACTGGCGTAGGTGGGATGGCCAAGGCGCTGCGCACGATCCCGGTCATCTTAAGTGTGGCCGAAGACATACGCCAATATGCGAAGCCGGGAGCGCTCCTGGTAAACTTCACCAACCCGGCCGGTCTCGTCACGCAGGCGATACAAAAATTCGCACCTGATGTCCCATCGGTGGGGGTATGCAACGTGGCCATCACCACGAAGATGGCCATTCTGGAAGAATTGAAGCAGGTGGTCGGCAGCGACGTCCCCCCCGAACGGGTAGAGCTGAACACGCTCGGCCTGAACCACCTCTCCTGGCACCGGGGCTTCACCATTGACGGCCAGGAGATCTGGCCGCAGGTAATTGAAGCCACTCTGGAAAAGCTACGCTCCGACCCAGAAGCGGAGTGGGACATTCGCACCATCGAGGTGTTGGGGATGCTACCCAACTATTACCTGCAGTATTATTACTTTACCGACCATAAGCTCAAAGAACAGCAAAAATGGCCACCGTCACGCGGCGAAGAAGTACTCAAGATTGAAAAGGACTTGCTCAGGCAGTATGCCGACCCATCTCTCACCTCTCCACCAGCCGATTTATTGCAGCGTGGCGGGGCATATTATTCCACAGTCGCCACCCAGTTATTGAACGCCCATCATAACAACCTGAGTGAAACCCACATTGTTAATACTGCCCACCGCGGCACGGTGAAAGGCTGGCCGGAAGATTGGGTGCTGGAGATGCCCTGCCTGGTGGATAAAAGCGGTGTCCATCCCATGCCAACCGAACCACTGCCCGAGGTATGCTTTGGTCTGCTGGCACAGGTCAAATCTTACGAGCTGCTCACCGTGGAAGCCGCCGTTCACGGCGACAGATCTGCAGCCTTCAAGGCCCTGCTTGCCCATCCATTGGGGCCCTCCGCTGACTGCGTCCAGGCTGTGTTGGATGACATGCTGGTAACCAACCGGATTTACCTGCCACAGTTCTGGAAAAACTGGGCAGCCACCCCCAGCATGAGATCATAA